Sequence from the Gemmatimonadaceae bacterium genome:
TCGTAGTGGAAGGCGCCGTGGAACGCCGGGTTCGGCATGTTCCAGTTCCACAGCGCCTGATGCGTGTACTTGTCCGTCCACGGAAGCGACGTCGCCCGCACCATGTCGCGGTTGGCCTCGTACACCACGCGCGTGGGAAGCATCGTCACGCCGCACTTCACGAGCGAGTCGGCCACCTCGTTCAGCAGGCGCTCCCGGTTCGTGTAGGTCCACACCTTCCCCGCTTCGCGGAAACGATCGTTCTCATTCCCGTAGTTGTAGTTGCGCGGGAAGTCCTGCGTCTTGTTGTCCAGCGCCGACTCGGCGTAGCCGTAGTGGTGCTCGATCATCGTGATCCCCGCGCACGCCGCCTTCACCGCCTGCGTCACCGCCGTGTTGGACGGCTGCAGGTGGAACGAGGTGATCATCCCGTTCTCCTTCGCTGCCTTGGCGATCGCCGTGACCAGCTCCAGCGACCACCCTAACGGGTCCATCGAGATCACGCGGTTCCCGTTCGCCGCCATCGCCTTCACCACCTGCGGCGCCATGGCCGGGTCGTCCAGCTCGCGGCGCGAGAATCTCGTCCCGGCGCCGTAGCTCACCAGCGGGAACATCCGCGGCGCCACGATCTCATTGTTCGCGCTCTTCTTCGCCTCCGCCATGCCGTCGGCAAAGCCGCGATCGGCGGCGTTCACCATCGTTGTGACGCCCATCGCCAGCTTGAGGTAGTAGACGTACTCGATCTCCTCGGGCAGCGTACGGATGTGCGTGTGCAGGTCGATCATCCCGGGCATCACGTACTTCCCACCGGCCTCGATGATCCGGTCGCCCGTCATCCGCTCGCCCGCACCGCGCCGCTCAGCTGCAACCGGGTCGAAGGGGACCATCTGCGTGATCATGTTCCCCTCGATCTTGAT
This genomic interval carries:
- a CDS encoding amidohydrolase family protein; protein product: MSFRTPRIALDARVARVARITQPLALAALLTPSLASLAGAQQRPTTTAAAAPAPAIVTKKFGDLAEGPYKSLVIRNAMVIPGHGGPPTGPYDIKIEGNMITQMVPFDPVAAERRGAGERMTGDRIIEAGGKYVMPGMIDLHTHIRTLPEEIEYVYYLKLAMGVTTMVNAADRGFADGMAEAKKSANNEIVAPRMFPLVSYGAGTRFSRRELDDPAMAPQVVKAMAANGNRVISMDPLGWSLELVTAIAKAAKENGMITSFHLQPSNTAVTQAVKAACAGITMIEHHYGYAESALDNKTQDFPRNYNYGNENDRFREAGKVWTYTNRERLLNEVADSLVKCGVTMLPTRVVYEANRDMVRATSLPWTDKYTHQALWNWNMPNPAFHGAFHYDWTSDDEYYWTTAFRLWGDLIYEFNKRGGRVAFGTDDNYIWATPGFSSIRELQLQRETGMHNLEVLKTATWNSAQTLLEPSLGLVRPGYKADLLLVDGNPAANLKFMYSFGDLTLDKDGKMYRTKGIVHTIKDGVVVNNDKLMAEVERMVQNSRKLAPANDPVRDPFRVTKVVP